In the Vibrio gigantis genome, one interval contains:
- a CDS encoding sensor histidine kinase: protein MHVSNEPENQSHLDSVEQQVERYKQVLDVMPAGVILLDTHGEVREANPEAHRILGVELVGEKWFSVIQSAFDPKDDDGHEISLKNGRKVRLAISASTTGQLILITDLTETRLLQSRVSDLQRLSSLGRMVASLAHQVRTPLSSAMLYASNLAAPNLPPATKTRFQSKLMDRLHDLEKQVNDMLLFAKGGDNKVVKPFTVAELITEFHPMVEAALKSNQIDYCQEVEGEQTQMFGNANAIASALSNLVLNAVQIAGKESQIDVFFRPVNGELKISVQDSGPGVPKELQGKIMEPFFTTRSQGTGLGLAVVQMVCRAHEGRLELISEEGDGACFTMCLPLERRASSED from the coding sequence ATGCACGTATCTAACGAACCAGAAAATCAATCGCACCTAGATTCTGTTGAACAGCAGGTTGAACGCTATAAGCAAGTACTCGACGTGATGCCAGCAGGTGTCATCTTGTTAGATACCCATGGCGAAGTGAGAGAAGCGAACCCTGAAGCGCACCGTATTCTTGGCGTCGAGTTGGTTGGTGAGAAGTGGTTTTCAGTGATTCAAAGTGCCTTCGATCCAAAAGACGATGACGGCCACGAGATCTCGTTGAAGAATGGGCGAAAAGTACGTTTGGCGATCTCAGCCTCTACCACTGGTCAGCTGATTTTAATTACCGATCTGACCGAAACTCGACTACTGCAGTCTCGCGTGAGTGATCTTCAGCGTTTGTCTTCATTAGGCAGAATGGTGGCCTCGCTTGCCCATCAGGTTCGTACACCGCTTTCAAGTGCGATGCTGTATGCATCAAACCTTGCCGCCCCAAACCTGCCGCCGGCAACAAAAACGCGTTTTCAATCTAAGCTTATGGATAGATTGCATGATTTAGAGAAGCAAGTGAACGACATGCTGTTGTTTGCCAAGGGTGGCGACAATAAGGTGGTGAAACCTTTTACCGTAGCCGAACTGATCACGGAATTTCACCCGATGGTAGAAGCGGCGTTGAAATCGAACCAGATTGACTATTGCCAAGAAGTGGAAGGCGAACAGACTCAAATGTTCGGTAATGCCAACGCGATTGCTTCCGCATTAAGTAATCTCGTTTTGAACGCGGTTCAAATTGCGGGTAAAGAATCGCAGATCGATGTTTTTTTTAGGCCCGTAAACGGCGAGCTTAAGATATCAGTACAAGACAGTGGCCCCGGCGTACCGAAAGAGCTTCAAGGTAAAATTATGGAGCCGTTCTTTACCACTCGTTCGCAAGGCACAGGTCTAGGCTTAGCGGTTGTACAAATGGTATGTCGAGCACACGAAGGCCGACTGGAATTGATATCAGAAGAAGGGGACGGCGCATGCTTTACCATGTGCCTACCGTTGGAAAGAAGAGCTTCTTCTGAAGACTAA